Sequence from the Engraulis encrasicolus isolate BLACKSEA-1 unplaced genomic scaffold, IST_EnEncr_1.0 scaffold_43_np1212, whole genome shotgun sequence genome:
GTGGTATCCTTTCAGTTCTTCAGGAATGCATTTTGGCCACCCTTCCATGACGAATCTGTGCAGCTTTGAGAGCTCTGTGTCAGTTCTCGTAACCTTGGCAATCTGCTTTGCAGTTAGCGGCACACCCTCTAGGTGTTCACATATCAATGCGTTGACGTAGGCGGATATTGTCTCTGTTCCAGCATCTTTGGTGTCTGATAGCGGCACACGAGACAACCCGTCAGCATTGCCATGCTTCTCTGACTGACGGTAAACAATGTGGTAGTTATATGCCGACAGTATGATGGCCCACCTCTGGATTCGGGCTGCTGCCATTGTGGGAAGCCCTTTATGTTCTCCGAATAAAGTCAGTAATGGCCTATGGTCTGTGACCAGGTTGAATTGACGTCCCCAGAGGTATTGGTGAAATTTCTTAACACCGTACACAAGGCTTAGGGCCTCTTTCTCGATTTGTGAATACTTCTTCTCTGCTGGAGAGAGGGTACGAGAAGCATAAGCAATTGGATGCTCTTTTCCATCTGGTGTTGTGTGTTGGATTACAGCTCCAATGCCATAAGCTGAGGCGTCACATGCAAGGGTCAACGGCAGGCTCTGATCATAGTGCACTAGCACTTTGTCACTTGTCAGGAGTTCTTTACATTTGTTGAATGCATCTTGTTCAGCTTTTTTCCATTTCCATGTGACTTGCTCTTTCAGCAGACTGTAAAGTGGCGCTAGCACAGTGCTTTGCTGCGGCACAAAACGGCCATAGTAGTTAACTAGGCCTAGGAAAGCCCGTAGTTCTTTCACATTGGCGGGTGCGGGTGCATTGTGTATTGCTCTCACCTTGTCTTCAGACGGGTACACCCCCTTTTCGTCCAGGACATGGCCCAGGTACTCGATTTGGGTCTTTCCAAACTCACACTTTGACTTTTTCACTCGCAGGCCGTTCTCTTGCAAGCGCTGCAGGACTCTGTCGAGGTTCTTCAGGTGTTCTGCCTCATCTCTTCCCGTTATGAGCAGATCATCAAGGTACACAACGACATTCAGGTCCTTCATCAggctctccatcactctctggaAAATGCTCACAGCAGAGTTAATGCCAAAGCAAAGTCTGTTATACACAAACAAGCCCTTGTGAGTGTTGATTGTTGTGTATTTTTTTGAATCTTCGTCAAGGAGCACCTGCTGGTAAGCAGAGGCTAGGTCTATTTTTGAAAACAACTTGCCACCACTCAGCGTTGCCAGCACCTCTTCAATGCGTGGCAGTGGGTATATGTCTGTGTTGGTTGCCCGGTTCACTGTTACCTTATAATCGCCACACAAGCGAATCTTGCCATCTCTCTTGACCACAGGAACGACAGGAGCGGCCCATTCACTGTGCTTCACAGGACTGATGACGTTTTCTTTTTCCAGTCGTTGTAGCTCGTCTTCCACTCGTTCCTTCATTGCGAATGGCAAGGGGCGGCTTTTGTGGAACTTGGGTGTGGCGTCAGGCTTGACAGAGATTGTGGCTTTAATTTCCTTTAATGTTCCTAATTCATCTTTGAAAACGTCATTGTATTTTTCTAACACCTCAGGTATTGACTTGGGTGCTGGGGGCTGTTTTGCATTTTTACTGACCATTTTAATTGTTTTCCAGTCTAACTTGATGCTTTCAAGCCAATTCCTGCCACAGAGTGCAGGTCCATTGCCTTTCACTACAAGCAATGGCAAGTCAGCAGTCTGATCTCCATAGGTCACTTTTGCCACGAATTGCCCTCTCACTGGAATTACCTGGCCAGTGTAAGTCTTTAACGCAACGTTGCTGCCGCCTAGTGGCACATCAGGGAATGACTCTTTGTACATCGCCTCCGATATTATGCTGACTGCAGCTCCGGTATCTATCTCCATTGGCACATTTCTCTGGTTAATGGCAAAGTTCACTTTGAATGCATGTTTGTCTGTTGCATTTACACAGAACaattccccctcctcttctgccaTCACGTAGCTTGCCACTTTTTGTTGATTTCTATTTTgccttccatccttctctctcgcGGCAGGCTGGCCACCTCGGCATGCTCTCTGAATATGACCGACTTTATCACATTTGTGGCATTTGGCAGTTTTAAAGTAGCATTCACTTGGGCTATGATTCTGTCCTTTGCATCTATAGCACGCTGCCTGCGTCGATGGAGAAGGCTTTTGCCCTTCAATTACCTTGTGCACAGAAGATGCAGACGGTGCCTCACTTTGTCTCAGCTGTCGTGTGTCGCGGTGGGCTGCTTCCATGTTAATTGCGATCTCTTGGGCTCTTGCAAACGTTAGCTCATCTGTGGAAAGCAGCTTGCGTTGGCACGCTTCATCACGAATCCCACTGACAAACCCGTCTCGCAGAGCCTCATCCAGCCTATCCCCAAAGTCACATCTAGCAGCTAGCTGTTTCAGATCAGCAGCAAACTGGGCTACAGTCGCGTCATTCTTCTGAACACATCGTCGGAATCTGAATCGCTCGGCTATGACCAGTGGTTTCGGTTCATAGTAATCAGACAGAATTTCCACGATTTCATCAAAAGTCTTATCCCTTGGTTTGAGAGGCTGAACTAAATTTCGTAGCAGTCCGTATGTAGAAGCACCAACAGAGCTTAGCAGAGTAGCTACCTGTTTTTCGTCCTCAACACCATGTGCTTCGAAAAAAAGTTCCATTCGCTCGACGTACGCTGTCCATTGTTCCTTCTCCGGATTAAACTCGTCCGGTTTGGCGAAGTTGGCCATCTTCACTCACTGCTCACTACAGTCACTTTTCACCTCGTCGCCAATTATGTGGTGTATTAATGATGAGACGCTTTGCACGCAAAACCACATTTATGTAGTACTTGGTTAAACATCATTACAATATGCCAACCTTGGCTCACGTTCAGGCGCATCTGTCTAGGCATGCGCATATCACATAGAACATGGGAATAACTACGGAGAGCCCATAAGCTCAATATACCACAACCATATACCATAAGCCATTTTAATTCGGGTttctcctttaaagggacactgtgcaggaaatggtcaaaaaaggtactgcaactatgctgctcattgaaactgggctgcctattgccaaatttgatatttacatgaaagtttaccaagtaataaacagatattttctagtatggttcaagaacagtcatttttggaaattcaaaatggcggaccatggagaagatcccccttttcagtattctaagtattcattatgactggaaaaattcaatttttcatacatgaaaagagggatcttctccatggtccgccattttgaatttccaaaaatagccatttttagctgcaaaaatgactgtacttggaccatactagaaagtatttgcttattacttagtaaactttcatgtaaatatcaaatttggcaataggcagcccagtttcaatgcagcatagttgcagtaccttttttgaccatttcctgcacagtgtcccttcaacaaTGGGGGAAATTACTTTTTCACTCAGGCTCATGCAGATTTGGGTGGCATTTTCCTCTTAACAACTAAAATTATCACTGAAACAGTGGATTTTATGTTTACTTGTTTAATGGTTaaatttgttttggtttgttgttttttgcttgattaagtgtgacaaaggtgcaataaataaataaataaataataataatcagtcaGGGGCCAAATACTTTGGCACAGCCCTGTACTGCATTCTTCAGGAGATGAAACTGGCATATCACAACATGACATTCATAAGAAGCTGAAACTATGTATCACAATATTTATACAAATCTGACACTTATTATTTCATAaccattatttattttaaaaaagagagagcaaagggGCATATCACACCATAGCATTAAGATAAGATGAGAACTTTATTGTTATACacgttgtctctgtgtgtacatgtgtgtatatactgcagacacacacacacacacacgccatatttTCTGTAAGAGGataaaaatccacatttaaaaatatacacacacgtgtCAGTCACTAGCACTTTAGGAGAACTTTGGCTGAATGAAATGCATTATGTATTTATACTAATaattgtctttttgtgtgtgtgtgtgcatatttcatATTTGTATTATTGCTCAAAATGCCAAGTAAAACACATCAGAAGCTACATTTTTATTACAAAACGATTATGAAACAGTGAACACCACAATTCTTACAGGGCAAGTGTATCACAGGTGAAGACATTCTTACACAGATAAAACAGGGATAATTGTTACACAGATTAAGACAGGGCCATTCTACTGGGCAAGTCCAGGGGTTTCCACATTTGTTTCCATTTGTTAGTCTAGGTGTGCAGGTCATGTGTGATCATCATGGGAAACGCTATGCGTATATGAGATCTGATACAACTGCCCCAAAAATACAAAGGTAAAGGCAGGAGTGATTCTCACAGGTCATCGTTAGAGGTCCAGAGTAGAGAGCAGGTCCTCATAAAGGTAGGGGTCCAGTTCCTGCAGCACCTGGAGCATGATCTTGCaggccatctctcccttcctgtaGATCATGTCCAAAAGTGACCTCACCTTGTCCTGAGATGTGTCCCACGCCAGGACATTCGCATACTCCTCCTGGTTTATCACATTCGCACGCAGAAGACAGTCCAGTATGGGGGACAAGTACGTCATCCTCTGGATGAGGGATGACCGCACCCTGAACAGGAGATCTGAACACAAACCACAGGGTCACGTATGTGAGTACATACAGTATCAGCATCGGCCACACGAGCAGACCACACGGTCTGCACACCAAAACCAATAGATGTTCTGTGTATATTTTATTCAGCACATCCAAAGAGCGTGTGAGCCAGGAcccaaattttcacatattggtatcacctggggtggcaaagtctatcaatgttttttgtaatcctccatgcctgagggacatatgatatagcaatcataaggatttgacccaccctcctactgtcttctgcatcaatctaaccttgcattatattgctgaaaaagtgtacgacggatacattttgacctatataattcataggaaagtacattatccatcaaaactgtatatttttaaactccccaaggtgtctacatgtgatataACATCAATAAAGACATATCcaatcatcacagacacttgcatacacctacatccatatataggcatatatTGCGAAATGTACTGGGTATCATTATAAAAgtaagtaaaaatataagaaagctaccacttctaGAGGGccatcataccaaataatgtccctcaggcatggaggattacaaaaaacattgccatcctaggtgataccaacttctgctaCTAGTATTAGTTtatgggtgtgcatatttatacaCCATGttgaaggagcactcctgccaatttcaacatgctgttgtattgctcacgctacccttgacttgccagaacccggtgatgctgcattttttttggcTCAACCctgtccgagatatgagctattctaatgggggcaggtgtttgttgatattttaaaaaatcttaacaaaggcctactccaaatatttaaggtatcactgtttgctagttgtctgctgatgttgctaaactttttggatgtttttgggaataaatcaagacgtgttttttgtattattttttataAAAGGTAaataaacacctgcccccattataatgaccaggaacttggaaaaggctgaagaagaaacaaatatatatatatttttttcccctcaattgcattgtacaagATTATAGTTCAGATTATTTGTCTCTCCGTCATTTGAACAGgagtgtgtagactttttatagCCACTGTATGTTCCATTACTCAGATAACTGTCAAGATGAGAAACCTCAGGATTTGAAATCTTTGAAATGATTACTCTCATAATTATAGAACAATTGTGGATGCGTAAGATTACATCTCTGGGTCAGATGGCCACCaggggctacccaagggctatagtctagtcgtgatttcatggaCCCGGAAATGtagagtaccctaaagttttatttcagaaatatcatctatgggcctaatggatttagcttggttgcccaaagttgtaCTTGCAGCAATtttcataattagcataaataagGTAAGACTAGGTGAATAGGCTACAAATTGTAAATAATATATATTACCATGAGACTTTAttagttgattactgatgatgagagaagaaaaaatgttttggatgtttatttgtattttgatgtttagatatgcaaatgagggcataaatCATCAATTATGCCCTAATTTACATACACACCAAATCACCTTCGTATGGTAAACCCAGGTTCAAAGCATGTATACTTGGAGGTTGAGTTGGTGAAAAACCTTTGAGGGACCTGGTCAAAACAATCTGGCTGATTCACCACTTGAAATGGGAAGCATTTTACATTATGggcaccaaaaaaaaagaattttagcCACCTCTTTCTATTAATGTGGAGTAACTGGAAATATACAATAAAGATACATAAAAATGACGGGGTCAAAAACAATCAGAGAAAACCCTGGGTAAGCCTTTTGGATAAACCACTAGAAGCTGCTATTGAGTTGAAAGTCTTTGTTTACATCACAAAGCTACACAGCATTGCATACCTCGTTTTAACATCTCACGTTATTTAAGTCTGTATCATCAGTTTGATTGGGGAAAAGGTTTATTGTTTGGTGGTGCATCTTGTCTAAAACTAGAatctataaatgtgtgtgtgtgtgtggttcctgtGTGGCACCATATTGGTATACCTTTGCTCGACATCCCTCTTGGCAACCTCTTGGCCCTGCTGGCCCTGCCAAAAACAGTGCGGTGTGATGGTCCTTGGAATGCTGCTTCCTGGACATCGCTGTAATCTTCCGCTTCGTCCCAGGGTGACTATGAGAGGAGGGAATAACAATAAAACAGTATAGACATTTATGTATTGGGAGCCTTAAATGGTGGGAGGTAAACATGGGCTAATCACGCGGAGTTTTAAATTGCCTGCTTGCACTGATTATCTGACCAAGGAACAGGTGTGACGTGGGAAGGAACGACCCGTAGCCCGTGCAGACAGGTAGGGAAAGACGGCTGGACCTGCACGCATAAAGATCGAGAACCGGCGACCAGCGACTCAGAGGGAGCGGATGCTCGATGGAGGTCTGGTCTGCGGCCCGAGAACGGAGGAAATGCCATGGAGGAAACTCAATACGTTAAGTGTTTTGTCATGCAATCTGTTACCTGGTAGGGCTGTAaccatattgtatcgaactgagaaatcgtgatacacagccagtgtttcccatacattgaggaaactatggcggcccgccatagtttaaatttggccgccatagtttcgaaaatgtaaaaaaaaaaaaaatttttttttttttaaattaattaatttttttttttttacgatttccgtttttgttaaaaacgatttgaattacgatttccttcgcattttcctcctggagtaaatacatcccatagagaaaaccacaagtgcttgaaagacagagggatcaaaagccttgtcaagttgttaagggacagttgggatgagtttactaacactccccaggctttgttttacagttgtaatgagttaggtgacagaccctcattgacacggcagaggagacatcgggctgcatgaatgtgtaatgaatgtgaatatagacataaatgtgtaatatgttgttcagcccttttaatgggaggaattttgaaaaactggccctgtgaccagcacccctcatgtagaatgtgtacgcctatatgtgtgtggggaaaaggcgcagcctaccctcttagaccctttttgtctatgcgttaacaatttcatagtatactactcttaaattcttatctctgctcctattttgttttattattttattcattacatagacccctgcatgagggacgaatgaaactgtgttgtaaacagaaatgattcacggtactgcatttttaaaaaaaaaatatataaatgacaatgtactactagtATCATGTGTAAAATTTTATGTAgcctttctcaaaatataaatggctgaaatgcaggcctaggcctatagtttctccatgcgccaatgtcatactgtactcattgttttgccattttgcatttacactgcgtgaatacaccccccccccccaaaggcccgcgtgaaaagaccccccccccccccaaaaaaaaaaatcccggctgcccccatagtttccaaaatttctgtgggaaacactgacagcgTTATGGCCATCTGAAAAGTACATTTCACTACCAACACAAGTCAGATGGCTGAGCTAGAATGGCCGTCATGTGTGGATGTTCGGCTTCTGTTGACGGACAGATCTGTGGTTAGACCTGTATTCAAGTAGCCTTACACTACATGATTGTAACGAACACCTGACTACAAGGTGTTATGGTCATCTGAAAAGTACATTTCACTACCCAGCCAAGCCAGATGGTTGATCTAAAATGGCTACAagacacatctcctctcctcagcagagCAGGTGACCGCACTCCATACAAGCCCTGGCATCAACGTCCTCTACCTAGAGACCAGAGCTGGGGTGACGATGCTGGAACATGGGCAGTTTAGCTATCGTCAACAACAGAGATTCTTAGCTTTGAGTAAATACAAATTCTGTTCAAAACTACTCTTGTGTCATGCTTGGTGGCGTACTGCTTGCTCCTCAGGGTGGTAGTTGGTAACCCCACCTGTGACCTGCTTTCCATATGCACTGCCCTTCACATTTCAGGTCCAGCTCAAAATACTCTTCTGGGTTCTCCTTGAAAACCTCAAAGAAGTCTAGAGGTCTGTGAGCAGTGTttccagattttctacgacaaataagcgactgacgtcccaaaaacaagcccaaaagaagcgactgttGGGcctcgtgaaaacaagcccaaaagaagcgaccggaggggtgggtcgtcagtcgtgtgcctagtcagggaagaccttgctctttgcgggggtctgcgtggcagccaAAATCCCCTCAAGTGACAACAGAAAGTGACAGTTaccaatgctgtagtagggtcacttgtaaggatgagtgataaaaaacgagttgccattgagaaacacgtccaaacacattcaaatcaccggcagagcaggagaaaacagcaagcccaaccctgaaaagaacaagcccaacaaaaacgcaacccgcgacttaacactgattcttgaaagtttggcaaaaacatgtccctgcagtaaaatattaattctgttgaaaatcaactaaattttcacaaacaaaatgaacccaggtaatggccaaggggtctgtcacacgagtacacttttgtttgaaatatttaagtgtatttttattacttttcatggctataaacctgtccacaccctgtaaaaacgcctgtcccaaggactggcatcatcatttcaattgacttaaaattaaaaaatcactaacagaattgaacaatatcaccatgatgtggaagaccatattaaagtggttctacagatgtgcacatagtggatgtaaaacaatatttactattatttactgattgctcaaaatgtgtccagcatattggtcaccaccgtcagattttttctaaaagacaataaaatcaggtatgcacaagataattttcattactgaggaccccttttcaaacctttagctctactgcctacttcaccatcactgaagctcctgtaagtttattattttgtcctcaatttgttaatttgtttggacactggtactgtcccaaccataaactgtcaacaccgtcgggggttttaatagtattgtatacattaatgttaataaatattattttttccagaaaaggtatgaagcacccaagaaacagagcgaaaatgaaatggctaatgtgaacaaacaatgcataatatttaaaagagtgtttttttgtctcacaccgtcagatgtcaccaccgtcagattttgttctgctcatcatgttgttccatattttactaaattgtgctggttaatgaagcattactaggcatgttagtaataattgtgatccaaaatgatactgtagccaccactgaggtgcatttggaggtttttttgtcagaaaacctgacggtggtgacatctgatggagttcaccaaaaaacacatgttttacgtgtttttgacatgttttaagaatatgcatacaataagtatctacagttatgtttaattgttaaagtaattcactttaatacagtaaacatgtgtttttacttctaattctgtctgccgctgttgacaaaacaagaaagagcccattttatgaaaaatgttaaacatggggagcttggccaatgcattccctgtacagccaagacctacatctatgattatacacctctatattttggatttgaacaacttaaaagctgttttatcacattttcaacaaccagtggcttacttcctagatattctaactaatgaagtaaaaacacatgctcatactgtgcacacacaaaaataaagtgtttatgcaagatgccattgacttgagagggctatttattttgctaaatgcaggtactaattaggccactttcaccactctcagattactgtcaccaccgtcagttcttaagtcaccaccgtaagaaggagttttggacattttaaaggaatgtgcttacaacattttccttaggagttgttgaaatatcaaagtaatagccaatttaagcctacacgaatatttgtgaaattacaaaaaaatgtttgttgtatttaggcgttaagtaagcatcgtatgacggtacatattttaaaattagaacacatgaaacagtattaaaatagaacaaaagtgaattttcaacatttaaaggcatatgtgtgaaccaaaaaatacacataatcacttaaaaactccagatacatatgcaacaaaatcaatacaattttaataacttttaattgtgtctgacggtgttgacaaaaaacaaggtatgattggagaaaagcctgatttctgaaaaaaatacataatggggagattggccttgtgcatttctgaaaagccaagaccttagtctacgaggatataccatatcattttgtaattcactttgtttttttctgtcaacattacaacctgttttagccactttctcaagaatcagtgttatctaatttaaaagcgactgctcaaaaaagaagcccaaagtcgcttATAATTAGCAgaattggcaacactgtctgtgagTGGGGAAATGTCAGCTGGACAGTTAGACTTGAGGCTAATCATTGAGTTCATCCACATGGACATGTTTGAACGAACTTTATATGTCGGTTGTCTCGTACCTCCTTCTCCACTTCATGGAAGCATCCTGTGGGACAGTATATTACATTGTGGGTCAGTGGTGCAACCATAGTCCAGTAGATTAGCACATCTAGATGGCTTTTCATTTGGACACCAAATCGTAAATCATCAAAGCGATATGATACACATCTCAATACACATCCACGATTCATCAAATTACCGGATAAAATACGAtgattctcctacctactgcgatgcagtaCGATATGGTGCGATACAATTATAACACCATGCAATGCAGAATGATTCAATACGATGCGATatagaacagattaaaatattaaattgatattaaaggctgtgcgTATTACTCTTGAAATACTGGAAAAGCAACAGAAAGGGTGTACTCATTTCTGCTGGGCACACTGCTCTGAACAGGGAAAATAGATGCTTAGATTACAAATATCATTGGACATCATACAAATTAATATATCTTTTTAAATGGGAAAGTACAGATCTTCTGCTCACATTGAAATATTGTAGACCTATATATGGGATTATTAATGTAAGAACTACATTAACAGGTTAGTATTGGCTTTAGAGCCATCCACATTAGAATAAATGTAGCAGATGGAGGGAATGGTGTAATAGAAGGGCGAAACTGGACTGAAattttggaataggctacttTGCAACTTGACTTTTTTAACTGTATTATGGA
This genomic interval carries:
- the LOC134444037 gene encoding uncharacterized protein K02A2.6-like gives rise to the protein MVSKNAKQPPAPKSIPEVLEKYNDVFKDELGTLKEIKATISVKPDATPKFHKSRPLPFAMKERVEDELQRLEKENVISPVKHSEWAAPVVPVVKRDGKIRLCGDYKVTVNRATNTDIYPLPRIEEVLATLSGGKLFSKIDLASAYQQVLLDEDSKKYTTINTHKGLFVYNRLCFGINSAVSIFQRVMESLMKDLNVVVYLDDLLITGRDEAEHLKNLDRVLQRLQENGLRVKKSKCEFGKTQIEYLGHVLDEKGVYPSEDKVRAIHNAPAPANVKELRAFLGLVNYYGRFVPQQSTVLAPLYSLLKEQVTWKWKKAEQDAFNKCKELLTSDKVLVHYDQSLPLTLACDASAYGIGAVIQHTTPDGKEHPIAYASRTLSPAEKKYSQIEKEALSLVYGVKKFHQYLWGRQFNLVTDHRPLLTLFGEHKGLPTMAAARIQRWAIILSAYNYHIVYRQSEKHGNADGLSRVPLSDTKDAGTETISAYVNALICEHLEGVPLTAKQIAKVTRTDTELSKLHRFVMEGWPKCIPEELKGYHKRRDELSVEQGCVLWGTRVIVPAKLRTAVLKEIHSGHPGIVKMKEIARQYVWWPHIDMQIEEMCRNCETCQLGQGMPRHEPLHPWEFPGDVWKRLHIDFAGPFMGHMFMIVVDAFSKWLEVYKMTQITSSATITRLKRLFASYGVPEQIVTDNATTFMSDEFQQFARRNGILHTTGAPRHPATNGLAERYVSTFKAGMKKLAGEDLSIEDKVSHFLLRYRTTPNSTTGQSPADVFLKRHVRTRLDFLKPNIQETVRRKQYLQKEGHDRKASDRQFDVDEKVYLRNTAGDTPRWIPGVITQQSGPVSYRVHGEATDQEYRRHGDQLRPRYSAGLPDLQPEGVAEEIGPMESSFGAYPAPEPSDPAEPPDPVPVTVRRSQRTPKVPQRYQD